A genome region from Polyodon spathula isolate WHYD16114869_AA chromosome 19, ASM1765450v1, whole genome shotgun sequence includes the following:
- the LOC121294322 gene encoding endophilin-A3-like isoform X1 has protein sequence MSVAGFKKQFHKASQLLSEKISGAEGTKLDEDFMEMERKIDVTNKSVFELVSKTTEYLQPNPAYRAKLGMLNTVSKIRGQVKTTGYPQTEGLLGDCMLRYGRELGEESNFGNGLVDIGEAMKQMAEVKDSLDISVKQNFIDPLQTLQEKDLKEIVHHLKKLEGRRLDYDYKKKRQGKIPDEDIKQAVEKFEESKELAERSMFNFLENDVEQVSQLAALIEAALDYHKQSSEILEELNSKLQSRITAASNRPKQEFKPKSIMTSLETIDNQQHNGLSESSSFKSSDVKISPTVNGKRSSVHLDQPCCRSLYDFEPENEGELGFKEGDIITLTNQIDENWYEGMIHGESGFFPISYVEVIVPLPQ, from the exons ATGTCGGTGGCCGGGTTCAAAAAGCAGTTCCACAAAGCGAGTCAG TTATTAAGTGAAAAGAtaagtggagccgaaggaacaaaACTAGATGAAGACTTCATGGAAATGGAAAGG AAAATCGATGTCACAAACAAATCCGTCTTTGAGCTTGTGTCTAAAACCACAGAATACCTTCAACCAAATCCAG CATACAGAGCCAAGCTTGGTATGCTGAACACAGTGTCCAAAATCAGAGGCCAGGTCAAAACGACGGGTTACCCCCAGACAGAAGGCCTGCTGGGAGACTGCATGCTGCGATATGGAAGGGAGCTGGGAGAGGAGTCCAACTTTG GAAATGGTTTGGTCGATATCGGCGAAGCTATGAAACAAATGGCTGAGGTAAAAGATTCCCTGGATATCAGTGTTAAACAGAACTTTATTGATCCACTACAAACACTACAAGAAAAAGACTTAAAGGAGATTGTG caccacTTAAAAAAGCTTGAAGGTCGACGGTTAGATTATGATTACAAAAAGAAACGTCAGGGTAAGATACCAGACGAAGACATCAAGCAAGCTGTAGAAAAATTCGAAGAGTCCAAAGAGCTGGCTGAAAGAAGTATGTTCAACTTTTTAGAAAACGAC GTAGAGCAGGTGAGTCAGTTGGCAGCTTTAATTGAGGCAGCACTAGACTATCATAAACAGTCTTCAGAGATTTTGGAAGAACTTAACAGTAAATTACAAAGCAG AATAACGGCAGCCAGTAATCGCCCTAAACAGGAGTTCAAGCCAAAGTCTATCATGACAAGCTTGGAAACGATTGATAACCAGCAACACAATGGCTTGTCAGAAAGCTCTTCTTTCAAATCCTCAG ATGTCAAGATCAGTCCCACTGTTAATGGAAAAA GATCGTCAGTTCACTTGGACCAGCCTTGCTGTCGGTCACTTTATGATTTTGAGCCCGAAAACGAAGGAGAGCTTGGATTCAAGGAAGGGGACATCATCACTTTAACCAACCAGATTGATGAAAACTGGTATGAGGGCATGATACACGGGGAATCTGGCTTCTTCCCAATCAGCTATGTGGAAGTTATAGTGCCTTTGCCCCAGTAA
- the LOC121294322 gene encoding endophilin-A3-like isoform X2: protein MEMERKIDVTNKSVFELVSKTTEYLQPNPAYRAKLGMLNTVSKIRGQVKTTGYPQTEGLLGDCMLRYGRELGEESNFGNGLVDIGEAMKQMAEVKDSLDISVKQNFIDPLQTLQEKDLKEIVHHLKKLEGRRLDYDYKKKRQGKIPDEDIKQAVEKFEESKELAERSMFNFLENDVEQVSQLAALIEAALDYHKQSSEILEELNSKLQSRITAASNRPKQEFKPKSIMTSLETIDNQQHNGLSESSSFKSSDVKISPTVNGKRSSVHLDQPCCRSLYDFEPENEGELGFKEGDIITLTNQIDENWYEGMIHGESGFFPISYVEVIVPLPQ, encoded by the exons ATGGAAATGGAAAGG AAAATCGATGTCACAAACAAATCCGTCTTTGAGCTTGTGTCTAAAACCACAGAATACCTTCAACCAAATCCAG CATACAGAGCCAAGCTTGGTATGCTGAACACAGTGTCCAAAATCAGAGGCCAGGTCAAAACGACGGGTTACCCCCAGACAGAAGGCCTGCTGGGAGACTGCATGCTGCGATATGGAAGGGAGCTGGGAGAGGAGTCCAACTTTG GAAATGGTTTGGTCGATATCGGCGAAGCTATGAAACAAATGGCTGAGGTAAAAGATTCCCTGGATATCAGTGTTAAACAGAACTTTATTGATCCACTACAAACACTACAAGAAAAAGACTTAAAGGAGATTGTG caccacTTAAAAAAGCTTGAAGGTCGACGGTTAGATTATGATTACAAAAAGAAACGTCAGGGTAAGATACCAGACGAAGACATCAAGCAAGCTGTAGAAAAATTCGAAGAGTCCAAAGAGCTGGCTGAAAGAAGTATGTTCAACTTTTTAGAAAACGAC GTAGAGCAGGTGAGTCAGTTGGCAGCTTTAATTGAGGCAGCACTAGACTATCATAAACAGTCTTCAGAGATTTTGGAAGAACTTAACAGTAAATTACAAAGCAG AATAACGGCAGCCAGTAATCGCCCTAAACAGGAGTTCAAGCCAAAGTCTATCATGACAAGCTTGGAAACGATTGATAACCAGCAACACAATGGCTTGTCAGAAAGCTCTTCTTTCAAATCCTCAG ATGTCAAGATCAGTCCCACTGTTAATGGAAAAA GATCGTCAGTTCACTTGGACCAGCCTTGCTGTCGGTCACTTTATGATTTTGAGCCCGAAAACGAAGGAGAGCTTGGATTCAAGGAAGGGGACATCATCACTTTAACCAACCAGATTGATGAAAACTGGTATGAGGGCATGATACACGGGGAATCTGGCTTCTTCCCAATCAGCTATGTGGAAGTTATAGTGCCTTTGCCCCAGTAA